The Pseudomonas orientalis genome contains a region encoding:
- the gyrA gene encoding DNA gyrase subunit A: MGELAKEILPVNIEDELKQSYLDYAMSVIVGRALPDARDGLKPVHRRVLFAMSELGNDWNKPYKKSARVVGDVIGKYHPHGDTAVYDTIVRMAQPFSLRYLLVDGQGNFGSVDGDNAAAMRYTEVRMTKLAHELLADLHKETVDWVPNYDGTEMIPAVMPTRIPNLLVNGSSGIAVGMATNIPPHNLGEVIDGCLALIDNPELTVDELMQYIPGPDFPTAAIINGRAGIIEAYRTGRGRIYMRARSIIEDIDKVGGRQQIVITELPYQLNKARLIEKIAELVKEKKLEGITELRDESDKDGMRVVIELRRGEVPEVILNNLYAQTQLQSVFGINVVALIDGRPRILNLKDLLEAFVRHRREVVTRRTVFELRKARERGHILEGQAVALSNIDPVIALIKASPTPSEAKEALIKMPWESSAVVAMVERAGADSCRPETLDPQYGLRDGKYFLSPEQAQAILELRLHRLTGLEHEKLLAEYQEILNQIGELIRILNSAVRLMEVIREELEVIRAEYGDVRRTEILDARLDLTLGDMIPEEERVVTISHGGYAKTQPLAAYQAQRRGGKGKSATGVKDEDYIAHLLVANSHTTLLLFSSKGKVYWLKTYEIPEASRAARGRPLVNLLPLDSDEYITTMLPVEEYTEGHFIFMATAMGTVKKTPLESFSRQRSVGLIALELDEGDVLISAAITDGEREVMLFSDGGKVTRFKESDVRAMGRTARGVRGMRLPEGQKLISMLIPEEGSQILTASERGYGKRTAISEFPEYKRGGQGVIAMVSNDRNGRLVGAVQVLDGEEIMLISDQGTLVRTRVAEVSSLGRNTQGVTLIKLAKDEKLVGLERVQEPSEVEGEALEGEEFDGEVIAAGDDNVDEPTLDAAADEEEPQE, translated from the coding sequence ATGGGCGAACTGGCCAAAGAAATCCTCCCGGTCAATATCGAAGACGAGCTGAAACAGTCCTACCTCGACTACGCGATGAGCGTCATTGTCGGTCGGGCACTGCCTGATGCGCGCGACGGCTTGAAGCCCGTGCACCGGCGTGTGCTGTTCGCGATGAGCGAGCTGGGTAACGACTGGAACAAGCCGTACAAGAAATCTGCCCGTGTTGTCGGTGACGTGATCGGTAAGTATCACCCCCACGGCGACACTGCGGTGTACGACACCATCGTTCGGATGGCCCAGCCGTTTTCCCTGCGCTACCTGCTGGTAGACGGCCAGGGCAACTTCGGTTCGGTCGACGGCGACAACGCCGCGGCCATGCGATACACCGAAGTGCGCATGACCAAGCTGGCGCACGAGCTGCTGGCCGACCTGCATAAAGAAACCGTGGACTGGGTGCCGAACTACGACGGCACCGAAATGATCCCGGCCGTCATGCCCACCCGTATTCCCAACCTGCTGGTCAACGGTTCCAGCGGTATCGCCGTGGGCATGGCCACCAACATCCCGCCGCACAACCTCGGTGAAGTCATCGATGGTTGCCTGGCCCTCATCGACAACCCTGAGCTGACCGTCGATGAGCTGATGCAATACATCCCCGGCCCGGACTTCCCGACCGCCGCGATCATCAACGGTCGCGCCGGCATCATCGAAGCCTACCGCACCGGTCGCGGGCGCATTTACATGCGCGCCCGCTCGATCATCGAGGACATCGACAAGGTCGGTGGCCGCCAGCAGATCGTCATCACCGAACTGCCGTACCAGCTGAACAAAGCGCGCCTGATCGAAAAGATCGCCGAGCTGGTTAAAGAGAAGAAGCTCGAAGGCATCACCGAACTGCGCGACGAGTCCGACAAGGACGGTATGCGCGTAGTCATCGAGCTGCGTCGTGGCGAAGTGCCCGAGGTGATCCTCAACAACCTGTACGCCCAGACCCAGCTGCAAAGCGTGTTTGGCATCAACGTGGTTGCCCTGATCGATGGCCGCCCACGCATCCTGAACCTCAAGGATCTGCTGGAAGCCTTCGTCCGTCACCGCCGTGAAGTGGTCACCCGTCGTACCGTGTTCGAATTGCGCAAGGCCCGCGAGCGCGGCCACATCCTGGAAGGCCAGGCGGTTGCGCTGTCGAACATCGACCCGGTAATCGCCCTGATCAAGGCATCGCCGACGCCGTCGGAAGCCAAGGAAGCCCTGATCAAGATGCCGTGGGAATCCAGTGCCGTGGTGGCCATGGTTGAACGCGCCGGCGCTGATTCCTGCCGCCCTGAGACCCTGGACCCGCAATACGGCCTGCGTGACGGCAAGTATTTCCTGTCGCCGGAACAGGCCCAGGCCATCCTGGAACTGCGCCTGCACCGCCTGACCGGGCTGGAGCACGAGAAGCTGCTGGCCGAGTACCAGGAGATTCTCAACCAGATCGGCGAGCTGATCCGCATCCTCAACAGCGCCGTGCGCCTGATGGAAGTGATCCGCGAAGAACTCGAAGTGATCCGCGCCGAATACGGCGACGTGCGCCGCACCGAAATCCTCGATGCGCGCCTCGACCTGACCCTGGGTGACATGATCCCGGAAGAAGAGCGTGTGGTGACCATCTCCCACGGTGGCTATGCCAAGACCCAGCCGTTGGCGGCGTACCAGGCCCAGCGTCGTGGCGGTAAAGGTAAATCGGCTACCGGCGTCAAGGATGAGGACTACATCGCTCACCTGCTGGTCGCCAACAGCCACACCACGCTGCTGCTGTTCTCCAGCAAGGGCAAGGTGTACTGGCTGAAAACCTACGAAATCCCGGAAGCCTCCCGTGCCGCCCGTGGGCGTCCACTGGTCAACCTGCTGCCGCTGGACAGTGATGAATACATCACCACCATGCTGCCGGTCGAGGAATACACCGAAGGTCACTTCATCTTCATGGCCACCGCCATGGGCACCGTGAAGAAGACCCCGCTGGAATCCTTCAGCCGTCAACGCAGTGTGGGCCTGATCGCCCTGGAACTGGATGAAGGCGACGTGCTGATCTCTGCCGCGATCACCGATGGCGAGCGCGAAGTCATGCTGTTCTCCGACGGCGGCAAGGTCACGCGCTTCAAGGAGTCCGACGTTCGCGCCATGGGCCGTACCGCCCGCGGCGTGCGCGGCATGCGCCTGCCGGAAGGGCAGAAGCTGATCTCCATGTTGATCCCGGAAGAAGGCAGCCAGATCCTTACCGCTTCCGAGCGTGGCTACGGCAAGCGCACCGCCATCAGCGAGTTCCCGGAGTACAAGCGTGGCGGCCAGGGCGTGATTGCCATGGTCAGCAACGACCGCAACGGCCGTCTGGTCGGCGCGGTGCAGGTGCTCGACGGCGAGGAGATCATGTTGATTTCCGACCAGGGCACCCTGGTCCGTACCCGCGTGGCGGAAGTATCGAGCCTGGGCCGTAACACCCAGGGCGTGACCCTGATCAAGCTGGCCAAGGATGAAAAACTGGTCGGCCTTGAGCGTGTGCAGGAGCCTTCGGAAGTTGAGGGCGAAGCGCTCGAAGGTGAGGAATTCGACGGCGAGGTGATCGCAGCCGGCGATGACAACGTCGACGAGCCAACCCTCGATGCTGCCGCAGACGAAGAAGAACCGCAGGAATAA
- the serC gene encoding 3-phosphoserine/phosphohydroxythreonine transaminase, producing MSKRAYNFCAGPAALPEAVLQRAQAELLDWHGKGLSVMEMSHRSDEFVSIATKAEQDLRDLLDIPSHYKVLFLQGGASQQFAQIPLNLLPEGGTADYIDTGIWGQKAIEEASRYGHVNVAGTAKPYDYFAIPGQNEWNLSKDAAYVHYVANETIGGLQFDWVPQVGDVPLVCDMSSDILSRPIDVSKYGMIYAGAQKNIGPSGILVNIIREDLLGRARSVCPTMLNYKVAADNGSMYNTPPAFAWYLSGLVFEWLKEQGGVAAMGKLNEVKKRTLYDFIDASGLYSNPINLANRSWMNVPFRLADDRLDKPFLAGADERGLLNLKGHRSVGGMRASIYNAVDIHAINALVAYMAEFEKEHG from the coding sequence GTGAGCAAGAGAGCCTATAACTTCTGTGCCGGTCCCGCGGCGCTTCCTGAAGCAGTCCTGCAGCGCGCGCAGGCTGAACTCCTCGACTGGCATGGAAAAGGCCTCTCCGTGATGGAAATGAGCCATCGCAGCGATGAGTTCGTGTCCATCGCCACCAAGGCCGAGCAGGATCTGCGCGACTTGCTGGACATCCCCTCCCACTACAAAGTGCTGTTCCTGCAGGGCGGCGCGAGCCAGCAGTTCGCCCAGATCCCGCTGAACCTGCTGCCCGAAGGCGGCACGGCCGACTATATCGACACCGGTATCTGGGGTCAGAAGGCCATTGAAGAAGCCTCCCGCTACGGTCATGTCAATGTGGCAGGCACCGCCAAGCCTTATGACTACTTCGCCATTCCTGGTCAGAACGAATGGAATCTGTCCAAGGATGCGGCCTACGTGCACTACGTCGCCAATGAAACCATCGGCGGCCTGCAATTCGACTGGGTGCCGCAAGTGGGCGATGTCCCACTGGTGTGCGACATGTCCTCGGACATCCTCTCGCGCCCCATCGATGTGTCCAAGTACGGCATGATCTACGCCGGTGCGCAGAAAAACATCGGCCCGAGCGGCATCCTGGTCAATATCATCCGCGAAGACCTGCTCGGCCGCGCGCGCTCGGTGTGCCCGACCATGCTCAACTACAAGGTCGCGGCCGATAATGGCTCGATGTACAACACCCCGCCGGCATTCGCCTGGTACCTGTCCGGCCTGGTGTTCGAATGGCTCAAGGAGCAGGGCGGCGTGGCTGCCATGGGCAAGCTCAACGAAGTGAAGAAGCGCACCTTGTACGACTTCATCGACGCCAGCGGCCTGTACAGCAACCCGATCAACCTCGCCAATCGCTCATGGATGAACGTGCCATTCCGCCTGGCTGACGACCGCCTGGACAAGCCGTTCCTGGCCGGTGCCGACGAGCGCGGCCTGCTGAACCTCAAGGGTCACCGTTCGGTCGGTGGCATGCGCGCCTCCATCTACAACGCCGTCGACATCCACGCCATCAACGCGCTGGTTGCCTACATGGCAGAGTTCGAAAAGGAACACGGCTAA
- the rpsA gene encoding 30S ribosomal protein S1, which produces MSESFAELFEESLKTLNLQAGSIITGVIVDIDYQARWVTVHAGLKSEALIPLEQFYNDAGDLTINVGDEVHVALDSVEDGFGETKLSREKAKRAECWIVLEAAFAAEEVVKGVINGKVKGGFTVDVNGIRAFLPGSLVDVRPVRDTTHLEGKELEFKVIKLDQKRNNVVVSRRSVLEAENSAEREALLESLQEGQQVKGIVKNLTDYGAFVDLGGVDGLLHITDMAWKRIKHPSEIVNVGDEIDVKVLKYDRERNRVSLGLKQLGEDPWVAIKARYPESTRVTARVTNLTDYGCFAELEEGVEGLVHVSEMDWTNKNIHPSKVVQVGDEVEVMVLDIDEERRRISLGIKQCKSNPWEDFSGQFNKGDKISGTIKSITDFGIFIGLDGGIDGLVHLSDISWNEVGEEAVRRFKKGDELDTVILSVDPERERISLGIKQLESDPFSEYVQENDKGAIVKGTVKEVDAKGAIITLADDIEATLKASEISRDRVEDARNVLKEGQEVEAKIISVDRKSRVIQLSIKSKDEVEEKEAIQSLKSAPEAATGETTMASLLREAMAKQN; this is translated from the coding sequence ATGAGCGAAAGCTTTGCGGAACTCTTTGAAGAAAGCCTAAAAACCCTGAACCTTCAGGCAGGCTCCATCATCACCGGTGTTATCGTTGATATCGATTACCAAGCTCGCTGGGTAACCGTTCACGCTGGTCTGAAGTCTGAAGCTCTGATCCCGCTGGAACAGTTCTACAACGATGCTGGTGATCTGACAATCAATGTCGGTGACGAAGTTCACGTTGCTCTGGACTCGGTTGAAGACGGTTTCGGTGAAACCAAGCTGTCCCGTGAAAAAGCCAAGCGCGCTGAATGCTGGATTGTTCTCGAAGCAGCCTTCGCAGCTGAAGAAGTGGTCAAGGGCGTTATCAACGGTAAGGTTAAAGGCGGCTTCACTGTCGACGTTAACGGCATCCGTGCGTTCCTGCCAGGTTCTTTGGTCGACGTTCGTCCTGTGCGCGACACCACGCACCTGGAAGGCAAGGAACTCGAATTCAAGGTCATCAAGCTCGACCAGAAACGCAACAACGTTGTCGTTTCCCGTCGCAGCGTCCTGGAAGCAGAGAACTCCGCCGAGCGTGAAGCTCTGCTGGAATCCCTGCAGGAAGGCCAACAAGTCAAAGGTATCGTCAAGAACCTCACCGATTACGGCGCATTCGTCGATCTGGGTGGCGTCGATGGCCTGCTGCACATTACCGACATGGCTTGGAAGCGTATCAAGCATCCATCGGAAATCGTCAACGTTGGCGACGAGATCGATGTCAAGGTTCTGAAATACGATCGCGAACGCAACCGTGTTTCCCTGGGCCTGAAGCAACTGGGTGAAGATCCATGGGTCGCTATCAAAGCCCGTTACCCAGAAAGCACCCGCGTGACCGCGCGTGTTACCAACCTGACCGACTACGGCTGCTTCGCTGAGCTGGAAGAAGGCGTGGAAGGCCTGGTACACGTTTCCGAAATGGACTGGACCAACAAGAACATCCACCCTTCGAAAGTCGTACAAGTCGGCGACGAAGTGGAAGTTATGGTTCTGGACATCGACGAAGAGCGTCGTCGTATCTCCCTGGGCATCAAGCAGTGCAAATCTAACCCATGGGAAGATTTCTCTGGCCAGTTCAACAAGGGCGATAAAATCTCCGGCACCATCAAGTCGATCACCGATTTCGGTATCTTCATTGGTCTGGACGGCGGCATCGACGGCCTGGTTCACCTGTCCGACATCTCCTGGAACGAAGTTGGCGAAGAAGCTGTTCGTCGTTTCAAGAAGGGCGACGAGCTGGACACCGTTATCCTGTCGGTTGACCCAGAGCGCGAGCGCATCTCCCTGGGCATCAAGCAACTGGAAAGCGATCCGTTCTCCGAGTACGTACAAGAGAATGACAAAGGCGCCATCGTTAAAGGTACAGTGAAAGAAGTTGACGCCAAAGGCGCCATCATCACCCTGGCCGACGATATCGAAGCGACTCTGAAAGCCTCCGAAATCAGCCGTGACCGCGTTGAAGACGCGCGCAACGTTCTGAAAGAAGGCCAGGAAGTAGAAGCCAAGATCATCAGCGTTGACCGCAAGAGCCGCGTAATCCAACTCTCCATCAAGTCGAAAGACGAAGTGGAAGAGAAAGAAGCTATCCAGAGCCTGAAATCCGCTCCGGAAGCTGCAACTGGCGAGACCACCATGGCCTCCCTGCTGCGCGAAGCAATGGCTAAGCAGAACTAA
- the cmk gene encoding (d)CMP kinase, which yields MNIKAPVITIDGPSGSGKGTIAGILAKRLGWCLLDSGALYRLLAFAARNHGVDLTNEESLKLLAAHLDVQFVGATEGHPQRIILEGDDVTDDLRNEQVGSWASQVAALPAVRDALLQRQRAFQEPPGLVADGRDMGTVVFPEAPLKIFLTASAEERARRRYLQLKGKVDGVSLSSLLDEIRARDERDTQRAVAPLKPAADAIQLDSTELSIEQVLERIMSEIAIRDIAG from the coding sequence GTGAATATCAAAGCACCGGTGATTACCATCGATGGGCCAAGCGGCTCGGGCAAAGGCACGATCGCCGGCATTCTGGCCAAGCGTCTGGGCTGGTGCCTGCTCGATTCCGGCGCGCTGTATCGCCTGCTGGCCTTCGCTGCGCGCAACCATGGCGTCGACCTGACCAACGAAGAATCCCTGAAGCTGCTGGCGGCGCACCTTGACGTCCAGTTCGTCGGCGCGACGGAAGGTCATCCCCAGCGGATCATCCTTGAAGGCGACGACGTGACCGACGACCTGCGTAACGAGCAAGTCGGTTCCTGGGCCTCCCAGGTTGCCGCGTTGCCCGCCGTGCGTGATGCATTGCTGCAGCGCCAGCGCGCGTTTCAGGAGCCGCCGGGCCTGGTCGCCGACGGCCGTGACATGGGCACGGTGGTGTTTCCAGAGGCACCGCTGAAGATTTTCCTGACCGCCAGCGCCGAGGAACGTGCTCGCCGCCGTTACTTGCAGTTGAAGGGCAAAGTCGATGGTGTTAGTCTGTCGAGTCTGCTAGATGAGATCCGTGCACGCGATGAGCGTGATACCCAGCGTGCGGTAGCCCCGCTCAAGCCGGCGGCTGACGCCATACAGCTGGATTCCACGGAGTTGTCCATCGAGCAGGTGCTGGAACGCATCATGAGCGAGATCGCCATTCGCGATATCGCCGGGTGA
- a CDS encoding bifunctional prephenate dehydrogenase/3-phosphoshikimate 1-carboxyvinyltransferase — protein MIGRLVVVGLGLIGGSFAKGLRESGLCGEVVGVDLDPQSRKLAVELGVVDRCEADLAIACRGADVIQLAVPILAMEKLLAILAGLDLGGAILTDVGSAKGNVVRAAQVAFGEMPPRFVPGHPIAGSEQSGVEASNAQLFRRHKVILTPLAQTDPAALAVVDRLWRELGADVEHMQVERHDEVLAATSHLPHLLAFGLVDSLAKRNENLEIFRYAAGGFRDFTRIAGSDPVMWHDIFLANREAVLRTLDTFRSDLDALRDAVDAGDGHQLLGVFTRARVAREHFSKILARRAYMETAVNADELTFIARPGGRLSGRIRVPGDKSISHRSIMLGSLADGVTEVEGFLEGEDALATLQAFRDMGVVIEGPHHGRVTIHGVGLHGLKPAPGPIYLGNSGTSMRLLSGLLAAQRFDSVLTGDASLSRRPMSRVAKPLRDMGAVIETGPQGCPPLTIHGGQALKGINYVLPMASAQVKSCVLLAGLYAEGKTAVTEPAPTRDHTERMLRGFGCPVTVEGATASVESGHTLTATHIEVPGDISSSAFFLVAATIAEGSELLLEHVGINPTRTGVIDILRLMGADITLENPREVGGEPVADLRVRAAVLKGIEIPEALVPLAIDEFPVLFVAAACAEGRTVLRGAEELRVKESDRIQVMADGLLALGVKCEPTSDGIIIDGGPIGGGDVHAHGDHRIAMALSVASLRAAAPIRIRDCANVATSFPNFLTLCAHVGMRVAQEAQL, from the coding sequence ATGATCGGTCGCCTGGTGGTGGTCGGTCTTGGGTTGATCGGTGGATCCTTCGCCAAAGGCCTGCGCGAGAGCGGCCTGTGCGGCGAAGTGGTCGGCGTGGACCTGGACCCGCAGTCGCGCAAGCTGGCGGTTGAGCTTGGGGTGGTGGATCGCTGTGAGGCGGACCTGGCCATCGCATGCCGGGGCGCCGACGTCATCCAGCTGGCCGTGCCGATCCTGGCCATGGAAAAGCTGTTGGCGATTTTGGCCGGCCTGGACTTGGGCGGCGCGATCCTCACGGATGTCGGCAGCGCCAAGGGCAACGTGGTGCGCGCGGCGCAAGTGGCGTTTGGCGAAATGCCGCCGCGCTTCGTGCCGGGACATCCGATTGCCGGTTCCGAGCAGAGCGGAGTGGAAGCGTCCAATGCGCAGCTGTTTCGTCGGCACAAAGTGATCCTGACTCCGCTTGCGCAGACCGATCCTGCGGCCCTGGCCGTGGTGGACCGGCTGTGGCGCGAGCTGGGCGCGGATGTGGAGCACATGCAGGTCGAGCGTCATGACGAAGTGCTGGCGGCGACCAGCCATCTGCCGCACCTGTTGGCATTCGGCCTGGTGGATTCATTGGCCAAGCGCAACGAGAACCTGGAGATTTTCCGCTATGCCGCCGGCGGCTTCCGCGACTTCACGCGGATTGCCGGCAGCGACCCGGTGATGTGGCACGACATCTTCCTCGCCAATCGTGAAGCGGTGTTGCGTACCCTCGATACCTTCCGCAGCGACCTCGACGCCTTGCGCGACGCCGTGGATGCAGGCGATGGCCATCAACTCTTGGGTGTGTTCACCCGTGCGCGGGTGGCGCGTGAACACTTCAGCAAGATCCTGGCGCGGCGCGCCTATATGGAAACCGCGGTGAATGCCGACGAACTGACCTTCATCGCCCGTCCAGGTGGCCGCTTGAGCGGGCGCATTCGGGTGCCGGGCGACAAGTCGATCTCCCATCGCTCGATCATGCTGGGCTCATTGGCTGATGGCGTGACCGAAGTGGAGGGCTTCCTTGAAGGTGAGGACGCTCTGGCGACCTTGCAGGCGTTTCGCGACATGGGCGTGGTGATCGAAGGACCGCACCATGGGCGAGTGACAATTCATGGCGTGGGCCTGCATGGCTTGAAGCCGGCGCCGGGGCCGATCTACCTGGGTAATTCCGGCACGTCCATGCGCCTGTTGTCCGGGCTGCTGGCGGCGCAGCGCTTCGACAGCGTGCTGACGGGCGATGCGTCGCTGTCCAGGCGTCCGATGAGCCGCGTGGCCAAGCCGTTGCGGGACATGGGCGCAGTGATTGAGACCGGGCCGCAAGGGTGTCCGCCGCTGACCATTCACGGTGGTCAGGCGCTCAAAGGCATCAATTATGTACTGCCGATGGCCAGTGCCCAGGTGAAATCCTGTGTGTTGCTGGCCGGACTGTATGCCGAAGGTAAAACCGCAGTGACCGAGCCTGCACCGACCCGCGACCACACCGAGCGCATGCTGCGCGGTTTTGGTTGCCCGGTGACCGTGGAGGGCGCGACGGCGTCGGTCGAATCCGGGCATACGTTGACCGCTACCCATATAGAAGTGCCGGGGGATATTTCCTCCTCGGCATTTTTCCTGGTGGCGGCCACGATTGCCGAGGGTTCCGAGTTGTTGCTCGAACATGTCGGTATCAATCCGACCCGCACCGGGGTGATCGATATCCTGCGCCTGATGGGCGCGGACATTACCCTGGAAAACCCGCGTGAAGTGGGTGGCGAGCCGGTGGCCGACTTGCGTGTACGCGCCGCTGTGCTCAAAGGCATCGAGATTCCCGAAGCGCTGGTGCCGCTGGCGATCGATGAATTTCCCGTGCTGTTCGTCGCCGCCGCCTGCGCCGAGGGGCGCACCGTGTTGCGCGGTGCCGAGGAGCTGCGGGTGAAGGAATCCGATCGCATCCAGGTCATGGCCGACGGTCTGTTGGCGCTGGGTGTGAAGTGTGAACCGACATCTGATGGGATTATCATTGATGGCGGCCCGATAGGCGGCGGCGACGTGCATGCCCATGGCGATCACCGCATCGCCATGGCATTGAGCGTGGCGTCGTTGCGAGCGGCGGCGCCGATTCGTATCCGTGACTGCGCCAACGTTGCTACATCTTTTCCGAACTTTCTTACACTGTGTGCCCATGTCGGCATGCGTGTAGCCCAAGAGGCTCAATTGTGA
- the hisC gene encoding histidinol-phosphate transaminase gives MSGNFLALAQPGVQQLSPYVPGKPVDELARELNLDPSKIVKLASNENPLGPSPKVLAAIREELAELTRYPDGNGFALKSLLAQKCRVELNQVTLGNGSNDILELVGRAYLAPGLNAVFSEHAFAVYPIVTQAVGADARVIPAKDWGHDLPAMLAAIDAQTRVVFIANPNNPTGTWFDEQALNEFLQDVPEHVLVVLDEAYIEYAEGSDLPDGLAFLAAYPNLLVSRTFSKAYGLASLRVGYGLSSAVVADVLNRVRQPFNVNSLALAAACAALNDADYLEESRRLNERGMQQLQDGFRELGLGWIASRGNFICVDLGQVAAPVFQGLLREGVIVRPVANYGMPNHLRVTIGLPAENSRFLEALAKVLARG, from the coding sequence ATGAGTGGCAACTTCCTCGCCCTGGCGCAGCCGGGCGTGCAACAACTCTCGCCTTACGTTCCGGGCAAGCCTGTGGACGAGTTGGCGCGTGAGTTGAATCTGGACCCGTCCAAAATCGTCAAGCTGGCGAGTAACGAAAACCCGCTGGGCCCGAGCCCCAAAGTGTTGGCGGCGATTCGGGAAGAGTTGGCGGAGCTGACCCGTTATCCCGACGGCAACGGCTTTGCCCTCAAGTCGTTGCTGGCGCAAAAGTGTCGGGTCGAGCTGAACCAGGTGACCCTGGGCAACGGCTCCAACGACATCCTCGAGCTGGTCGGCCGGGCCTACCTGGCACCGGGCCTGAACGCGGTGTTCAGCGAGCATGCATTTGCGGTCTACCCGATCGTCACCCAGGCCGTAGGCGCCGATGCGCGGGTGATTCCGGCAAAGGACTGGGGCCACGATCTGCCGGCGATGCTGGCCGCAATCGATGCGCAAACCCGCGTGGTGTTTATCGCCAACCCGAATAACCCGACGGGCACCTGGTTCGATGAGCAGGCCTTGAACGAATTCCTGCAGGACGTGCCCGAGCACGTCCTCGTGGTGCTGGACGAGGCTTATATCGAGTACGCCGAAGGCAGCGACCTGCCGGATGGCCTGGCCTTCCTGGCGGCCTATCCGAACCTGCTGGTGTCGCGCACCTTCTCCAAGGCCTATGGCCTGGCGTCGCTGCGGGTTGGCTATGGCTTGTCCAGCGCGGTAGTCGCCGATGTGCTGAACCGCGTGCGCCAACCGTTCAACGTCAACAGCCTGGCCCTGGCGGCGGCCTGCGCGGCGTTGAACGATGCCGATTACCTCGAGGAAAGCCGTCGCCTCAACGAGCGCGGCATGCAGCAATTGCAGGACGGTTTTCGCGAGTTGGGCCTGGGCTGGATTGCGTCCAGGGGCAACTTTATCTGCGTCGACCTCGGCCAGGTAGCCGCCCCGGTCTTTCAGGGTTTGCTGCGCGAAGGCGTGATCGTGCGCCCGGTGGCCAATTACGGCATGCCCAATCACCTGCGCGTCACCATCGGTTTGCCGGCTGAGAACAGCCGCTTCCTGGAGGCGTTGGCCAAGGTTCTGGCTCGTGGTTGA
- the pheA gene encoding prephenate dehydratase produces the protein MSEQELKALRVRIDSLDEKVLELISERARCAQEVARVKMASLAEGEVPVFYRPEREAQVLKRVMERNKGPLGNEEMARLFREIMSSCLALEQPLKVAYLGPEGTFTQAAAMKHFGHAVISKPMAAIDEVFREVAAGAVNFGVVPVENSTEGAVNHTLDSFLEHDMVICGEVELRIHHHLLVGENTKTDSISRIYSHAQSLAQCRKWLDAHYPNVERVAVSSNAEAAKRVKGEWNSAAIAGDMAAGLYGLTRLAEKIEDRPDNSTRFLMIGSQEVPPTGDDKTSIIVSMSNKPGALHELLVPFHDNGIDLTRIETRPSRSGKWTYVFFIDFIGHHRDPLVKGVLEKISQEAVALKVLGSYPKAVL, from the coding sequence ATGTCTGAGCAAGAACTCAAGGCCCTGCGGGTACGCATCGACAGCCTGGACGAGAAAGTCCTCGAGCTGATCAGCGAGCGCGCACGCTGCGCCCAGGAAGTGGCCCGGGTGAAAATGGCGTCCCTGGCGGAAGGCGAGGTGCCGGTGTTCTACCGGCCCGAGCGCGAGGCTCAGGTGCTCAAGCGCGTGATGGAGCGCAACAAGGGGCCGCTGGGCAACGAAGAGATGGCGCGGTTGTTCCGTGAAATCATGTCCTCGTGCCTGGCGCTGGAGCAGCCGCTGAAAGTGGCGTACCTCGGCCCGGAAGGCACCTTCACCCAAGCGGCGGCCATGAAACATTTCGGCCATGCCGTGATCAGCAAGCCAATGGCGGCGATCGACGAAGTGTTCCGCGAAGTGGCGGCCGGTGCGGTGAATTTTGGCGTGGTGCCGGTGGAAAACTCCACCGAAGGCGCGGTCAACCACACGCTGGACAGCTTCCTGGAACACGACATGGTGATCTGTGGCGAGGTCGAGCTGCGCATCCACCACCACCTGCTGGTGGGCGAAAACACCAAGACCGACAGCATCAGCCGTATCTATTCCCACGCCCAGTCCCTGGCTCAGTGCCGCAAGTGGCTGGACGCCCATTACCCGAACGTCGAGCGCGTGGCGGTCTCCAGCAATGCCGAGGCGGCCAAGCGGGTCAAGGGCGAGTGGAACTCGGCGGCGATTGCCGGCGATATGGCGGCTGGCCTGTACGGGCTCACGCGCCTGGCCGAGAAAATCGAGGACCGTCCGGACAACTCCACGCGCTTCCTGATGATCGGCAGCCAGGAAGTGCCGCCCACCGGCGACGACAAGACCTCCATCATCGTCTCCATGAGCAACAAGCCCGGTGCGCTGCATGAGCTGCTGGTGCCGTTCCACGACAACGGGATTGACCTGACGCGCATCGAGACGCGTCCTTCGCGCAGCGGTAAATGGACCTACGTGTTCTTTATCGACTTCATCGGGCATCACCGTGACCCACTGGTCAAAGGTGTACTGGAGAAAATCAGCCAGGAGGCCGTGGCACTCAAGGTGCTGGGCTCTTACCCGAAAGCGGTTTTGTGA